Below is a window of Agathobacter rectalis ATCC 33656 DNA.
TATCAAATACTGCAGTATCCTTCATGAAAGTTACCTGGGGCGCAGTGTTCTGCACTACAAAAGGTATATCTCCATCCTTGCATGACTCGAGAAGCTCTCTGTCTCCGCCCAGTACACTGTTTGGATACACACTGATTTTCATCTTGCCATCGCTTAATCTGTCCACTTCATCGGCAAATTTCTCTGCATATATCTGTGTCACGGTGTCCTCAGGACTTGAACTGCCGAGAGGCCATGCGTAACGCTGTACCCCGGCAGCCTTAGCTGCAGCCTGCGAGCCTTCACCAGCAGAGCCACCGCACGCGGCAAGTCCTGCTGTAAGCGAAAGTATCATCATGACGGCGGCTGCTCTTCGCCACAATCTATATTTGCTATACGATTTACGCGGTTTATTATATTTACCAGCTTTTTTACATAAAAACAAGCCAAATCTACTCATATTTTTCTCCAATTACAACTGTGTGCCTAAATATCCTACAATCATCATTAAATCTGCTTATACCTGTTATTACATATTTCTGTACCGAATAGTTAATATTTCTCTATAATAAGCACAGACTGATTACCGGAATAAATGTAAGCAGCAGAAGTGCCAGCAGGAAATATCCTATCATAGGCGCCGCCTTCTTTGCTATCCGCATGACCGGAACATCCGTCAGTGAGCTTGCCACAAACAGATTTACTCCTATAGGCGGTGTAACAAATCCGATTGCAAGGTTTACGATCATGACCACACCAAAGTGGATCGGGTTCATTCCGATGCTCTGCACGATAGGAAGCAGAATTGGGCTTAAAATAAGTATAGCCGGTGTGGTATCCATAACCATTCCAACAATGAGCAGGAACACATTTATCACAATAAGAAGCACTATCTCATTTGCAAAATGTGCTAGTATCCATGCGCTGACTGTCTGTGGCACCTGCATGAGTGTGAGCACGCGTGAAAACGCGGTCGATGCGGCAAGTATAAACAATATAGGTGCGTATGTCTTCATCGCCTCCACCATGATGCCCCATATCTCTTTTACCTTTATGGATTTGTAAATAAAAAGACTTACAAAAAGCGCATAAAATACTGAAATCACCGCAGCCTCTGTAGGCGAAGCTATACCGGCGTAAATGCATCCAAGTACTATAACCGGACTTAAAAGTGCCCATATACTGTCCTTCAATATGCTAAAAAGCCCCTTACTTCTAAGCTCAGAGACCTTTGCATTTATCTTTTCCTTGTCCTCTCCATAGCGCTTACAGTGATAATATGCATAAAACATAAGAAGCGCCCCTATCAAAAGTCCCGGAATGATTCCTGCAAGAAAGAGATCACTGACCGACTCACCGGTTGCCATCGCATACATGATAAAAGGTATGCTTGGCGGTATGATGACTCCGAGTCCTCCCGCAACCGCAACAATTGCCGTTGAAAAATCCTTTTTGTAGCCCAGCTCCATAAGAAGCGGAATGGTCATACTTCCGACAGCCGCAACAGTTGCAGGCGCAGAGCCGGAAATCGCTCCATAGAACAAGCAGGTGATGATAACCGCACATGGGATTCCTGCGGTTCTTTTTCCTATAAAATACACAAAAACATCAAACAATTTTTGTGAGATTTTGCCGTGTGCCATGACGATTCCCGCAAGCACAAACATAGGCACCGCTAAAAGCGGGAAGCTGTCTATACCACCGAGCATAGAGCGGATAACATAGCTGGCACTGGCTGTAAAAGATGAGTCAAACGCGCCCGGCAGCACTGCCACTATTCCCAGGGAAATAGATACCGGAATAGCAATGACCAGACATATCACAAATAATATAAAAACTACTGCTGCTGACATCTATTTCTCCTTTCTCTTTTCAGCTTTACTATGAATTGCTTCAATATCCTCCACAAGCTCTTTCTCGCGGTAAGTATCTTCGACAACGGCTTCCTCTATAACCGAGGCAATACTGCCCTCCTCAAGAGGCTTTTCATCTTTTTTCAGGACAATTTTCCACTCGCCAAACCATCTCTGCGCGATGCGGAAAGCCGTGATTATAAAACATACAAACGGTGCAGCCTGCACATAGTACATAGGGATACCGCAGGCAGGACTTACCTGACCGCTTTCTATTGTATTTTTCAGATATATGAATGAATACGGTATCAGATATACGAAAAACACAAACTCAACTGTCAGATTTAATACCTTCCAGATTGATTTTCCTCTTCGTGGAAAAAGCTGTATAAACTGGTCTATCTTTATGGATATGCATTTACGTGTACAAAGGCTGACACTCAAAAATGCCGACCAGATAAACAGGTATCTTGTGATTTCCTCAGACCATGAAAGCGACATGCCAAGAATATATCTTGAAAACACCTGAATACCCATGATAAGAGTCATCGCAATCAGGAAAATGACCATTAAAAATTCTTCAAGATATTCATCCAGATAATGTAAAATCTTCTTCATGTAATATACCCTTCCTTCGGAAATATGTTTTTATTTTAGCAAACTATTTACGTTTTTCTACTTATTATATACCAAAATTCTTTAATCTTTCCTATATAAAACACCTTAACCATACTATCTATTAAGGTGTACAAATATCTGTATTATAATCTTAGAAATACTATTCTTTATCTTTAATATATTTAATTATTATAGATGTTATAATTGATATTATCATAAATCCAGTAGCCAGCTCTATACTATACTTATGTGATATTACCAATGTTATTGTATCAAGAATTAAAATAATAAGGGATCTGACACACCTTCCTCTATGATATTCTTTAATCACATTTTTATCATCTAAGTTATACTCATAAAAATATCTATTTATGGATATTCCTATAATATTGATTCTAAAACCATGTAATATAACTTTAGTTATGCAAAAAATCCATAATAATACAAAAAACTGCTGAAGAGTTATAACAATCATTACTATCTACTTCCCATCTCTGCTATCTGTGCATATCTAATCTTCCATATACGTTTTCAGATTATAATACATGCTAAGTATAATATAATGGTGTAAAACTCAAATTAATTTTCCTACAAGAATATGTAAATTTTAGATATTTTAATAAAAAGCCTATTGCACTTTTTACATGCAACAGGCTTTTACTTAATGCACAATCAATTACATGCTCTTATGAAGTAATCCAAGTACCGTAGACAGATCCTCTACTCCCATCTGTCCGGGTGCAGATGCTTTCTTTGCGGCACCGAATGTCATTGAAGATCCGAATACCTCACCGCAGAGACGGCTTATAACACCTGTGCCTGCCATTGACATTGTGATGATTGGTCTGTCAGCGTAATCTGTAACCATTTCCTCTGTAGCTGAAAGAAGTGTGAGTACGTCTCGCTTATTCTGTGGCATAACTGCAATCTTAGGGATATCAGCTCCCATATCCTGCATCTTGCGAAGTCTGTAAACAATATCAGACTGTGCAGGAGTCTTGAAGAAATCATGGTTTGAAGCGATAACTCTTGCACCTGCAGCATGTACGCCGTCGATGATTTTCTTTACAATCTCATCGCCTGTAAAAATCTCTACATCTACAAAATCAACGTATCCTGTCTGTGCAGCCTTGACATTAAGCCTGGCATAAGCCTCAGGCTCGATTGCTTTCTCTCCGCCCTCTTTTGAAGTACGGAATGTCATAAGGATTGGAATATTTCCGAGAGCATCACGAAGCTCCTTTAATACCTCCTCAACCTTGTCAAACTCGAATACATTCTCGAACCAGTCAACACGCCACTCAACCATATCAACAGGGATAGAGTCAAATGTCTTTGCCTCTGCGATGATGTCGTCTTTTGTAACGCCTACGATAGGAACGATGATTTTAGGTGCGCCTGCACCGATTTCAATATCTCTAACCTTAATGGTGTTCATGATTTTTTCCTTTCTTACTTTAACTGTATGATAATTATACTCCCCAGTATAATGTAACGTATTAATCCTCTTTAGACAGCTCTACCATCTTAGTATAGCGCAGGTTTACGAATAATCCAAGTACCACGCCGATTGCTGTGAGCACGATGTTCATTACCATAACCTGTGATGGCTGCATCTTTGATGCTGCTGTAAGGATTGTGTAGTTACAAAGTGATGAAGCGATCATTACAAGCGCTGTTACTGTTCCCTTGATCTTAGGGAAGAGCATGTTGCATACAGATGTTACGATCTGTAAAAGTCCGCCTGCTCCTGCCCATCCGATGATGAATGCACCTGCGATCATGAGTGGCTTTGTCTGTCCGACTAACACTACTACCATTGTTGCAAGGCAGATTACAGGGTAAACAAGGATAAATCTGACGTCCTTGATTTTTCTTGTTAAAAGTGCAGTTACGATAAGAGCTATCATGGTTCCTGCTGAGTAGTATGACTGCATAACTGACGGATCAGCCCAGCCTACGTTCTCTTTTGCAAAGTTCTGTGCACAGTTGAGCCATAACTGGAAGGTTCCTGTACATGTAAATCCAATGATAATCATTGCGATTGACTCAACAGAAAAATGTGTGTGCTTTAAGCTTGCGATAAGTCCTTCTTTCTTTCCCTCTGCCTTTGCATCGCTATCAGGAAGCGGGAAGATCATTACTAATACTAAAAGTACAATGTAGATGATTCCACATCCGAAGAACAGTGTGTTGTATGATGTAAGTCCTGCTGCTGTTGTAGCAACTGTCATACCAAGTACGAATGGTAAAAGCATCTGTGCGATAGCGATGAAGAATTTGATTCCCATTGTCGCAACACCCGGTGCTTTGTAGATGATTTCTGATACTGCAGGGTAAATTCCTGTATCAAGGAATGAGTTCGCAATACCGCCAATGATAGCACAGATATAAGCAATCTGGTATCCACCATGTGTTCCTGCATTGAATGCAAGGGCAAGTCCGATCAGGTAGATAGCATAAGAGCCGCTTCCGATTGCTGTTGAGATACGGCGTCCGAGCTTATCTGATAAAGGTCCTGCAAACGGAAGTGCGATAAGACGTCCAAGTCCCAGGGCTGCTGAAATAGCTGTAATAGCCATAACCTGCACTCCCCATGAAGCCGCGAGAGCCTCCTTGATGACTGCCTGTCCGAGGATAGAGCAGCCCACTCCGTGTATAAAGTAGTTTAAGTAAAGGATTAATGCGCTAGGTAAATATTTTTTATTCATCAGTGTTCTCCTTAATTTCTGTCAAAATAATTCAATGTGATTTAATTTCTGTGTCTGATTAATCATCATATCTGATGTTTAATACTTCCTTCATATGCTCGATTGGCATATCTTTTCCTGTCCAGAGCTTGAAGGCTGCTGCTCCCTGGAAAAGCATCATTCCAAGACCGTTCATTGTCTTGCAGCCCACCTCTTTTGCCATAGAACGCATCTTTGTCTCAAGTGGAGAGTAAGGTACGTCAATTACGATAAGCTCAGGACGGAAGAATGATTTGTCAGGTACTACAGACATTCCCTCGAGTGGCTTCATGCCAACACCTGTTCCGTTTACGAAGATGTAGGAATCAGCCATCTCTTCTCTTAACTTCTCCTTGTCATCAAGGTCGTAAAGAGTAGCCTTGCAGTCTGTCTTCTCGTTGATCTTTCTAACTGTCTCTTCAGCGTTTGCCCAGAACTTGTCATGGATATTGAAGATTGAGATTTCCTTGACACCGTCAAGTGCTGCCTGAATCTCGATAGCTGTAGCAGCTCCGCCTGCTCCTGCGATTGTCATCTTCTTTCCGATAACATCGATGTCGTTATCCTTGAGCGCCTGCATGAAGCCGATACCGTCTGTGATGTGTCCTGTGAGTACTCCGTTCTCGTTTACTATTGTATTTACAGCTCCGCAAAGCTCTGCTGCAGGTGAAAGCTTGTCTAAGTACTGTCCTACAACTGTCTTGTTTGGCATTGATACATTAGAGCCTACAAGCTTTAATGCTCTGATTCCCTTAACCGCATCCTCGAGAGTGTTGTTATCAACCTCAAATGCCAGATAAGCGTAGTCAAGTCCAAGATATGCAAATGCCTCATTGTGCATTGCCGGTGAGCTTGAATGTCTGATTGGGTAAGCCATAAGTCCGATGAGTTCTGTGTGTCCTGTGATTCTCTCTGCCATGATTAAATCTCCTTCATTTTTAAATGTGATAATATTGATTATTCGTATTTTACTTAGCTATGTTTTCAACGATGCCCACTTCGTTAAAAACTTAACAACCTTTGATAATGATATTATAACGCATTATTTTTGGTACTTCCAATGCTTATTTTGTTATTTTTTAATAGCATTACTGTACTAATCATGTTATAATATGCACAAATTTAGGCTATAATATTTGTAATTCATAGACTGTATCTATTATTTTACGGAGATTTATACATGACACTCAATCAATTAAGTTATTTTTACCAAGCGGCAGTTCTGGAACACTTCAATCAGGCTGCCGAAAAAATGAATATCACAGAGCCAAGCCTCAGCCGTTCGATAGCTGCTTTAGAGGACGAGCTTGGCGTCACTTTATTTGAAAAGAGAGGCAGGAATGTAATACTGACCAAGGCCGGGGAGATTTTTTTAGAACACGTGTCTACTATTCTGGACGATGTAAAGAGAGCCGAGAGCAAAATGCACCAGATTGCAACCGACGGCGGTCACATCGATATCGCCTACGTATCACCTCTTGCAAAGGTGTTTATCCCAACTATCGTGCGCTCTTTCCTCACCGAAAAGGAAAATAAAAATATCACGTTCAATTTCTTTCAGGACATCACCTCTGTGAATATTGAGGGATTAAAAAAAGGCAGGTATGACATAATTTTCGGTTCATACTCGCCAGATGAAAATGGTATTGATTTTGTTCCTATTATAAGGCAGGAAATAGTTGCCATACTGCCTCCCGGCCACCCACTGACACTTAAGGATACCATGGAAGCCACTGATTTCGCTGACTATCCTGTGCTCGGCTATGCCAGACACTCAGGCCTTGGCAAGTACACCAGAAGCTTTTTCAAGAAGCATGATGTATCGCCAAACTTCATATGTGAGTCACCCGATGAGAACGGCATCGCCTCCCTCGTGGCGCAGGGCTTTGGCATTGCGCTTGTCGCAGATGTCGATGCAATTCACCGCGATGACATCTGCATACGCCACCTCGTTTCGCATGAGTCATTCTCACACACTGTATACATGGGCTACATGACAGGCAAATACCAGCTTCCGGCTATCAAGCGCTTCATAGAGTTTGTGCGGGAAAGCTGCAGCTAGGCAGTCTCCTCGATCACAAACCTGATAAATGCCTTCGCAACCGGTGATAAATATCTCTGCTTAAGCGTTGCCAGATACACCGCTCTCTCATAAGGAGGATTGTATATATCAAGCGTCTTTACAGAAAGTGACCGAAGTATTGGAATATCAGGCATCACAGCTATTCCAAAGCCCTGCGCCACGAGACCCGCCATACTCGAATCCTCCTCCATCTCGAAGGCTACCTTCGGAAACTGTCCTATCTCCTCAAACATCTGATCAATGACCGGACGCAGACCGCTGCCCTTCTCAAAATAAATCTGCGGATACTCTATTGTATCGCGCAAATCCACACTGTCCTTTATGGAAAGCGGATGGTCCATGGGCACTGCAAGCACAAGCTTCTGATTCGCGATCTTCTTAAAATCTATATCCTGTTCCCCATCCTTATAAGAAGAGAAAACTATGTCATATTTGTCATCCTTTAGTCCATCTATAATCTCTCCGGTTGTTCCAACCGTAAAATGAAATTCTATATCATAATCCGGGTATGCATCGAGAAATTTACGCACCAGCTTTGGCGCGAACTCACTTCCCATCGTATATATATATGCCAGATGTATAATTCCATGCCTGCTGCCATTGACCTCCTGAATGCGCTGCACACCCTCATTAAGCACCTTTAATGATTCCTCAACATACGGCAGAAACATCTTCCCATATCTGGTCAGCACGACATTTCTTCCCTTTTTCTCAAACAAACGCGTGCCAAGCTCCTGCTCCAGCTGTGAGATTGCATGGCTTAAAGACGGCTGCGTAATCGACAGCATCTGTGCCGCCCTCGTATAATGTTCTTCCTGCGCCAGTACCTTGAAGTACTGCAATTGACTCAGATTCATAGTACACCCCCTATGTATTTAATATATTTATTCGCCGGAGGTCCGCTTGCCCTGCGCTGCACACCGGTGGTATATGCTCGATTTATGACGTGTCGTGTGGGAGTTATATGCCGCCTCAAGCAAAAGTGGCGCGGAAAATACTCGTTCAAGCAACACAGCCTTTAGTATACCAATAAAGTAAAAAGCGCGTTTGATTTTTCGCGCCTAATAAACTCTGTTTGAGGCGGCATTTACTCCCACTAGACTAAGGAATTATGAGAGCATATACCACCGGTGTGCAGCGCAGGGCAAGCGGACCTCCGGCGAATGCTCACAACAAAGTCTAGAAATAATATACACCATTTGATAGACAAAAACTATAGATTTCGTATAAAAGATGCATTGGACATTTATACATTTTTGCTGTACCTTGAATGTAACAAGAGTGCATTGCACTTTTTGATTGTTAAAAAAATCACATACTTTGTATATCACAGCCTTTGATAATAAATATTGACAATCAGTTTAATGAAACAAAACTATAATGTAATGAGAGCAATTTACACTACCGTGTGCCCACCCGGTTAGCAGTTTAAGGAGAAAAATACTATGAAAAACAAATATCCACATATTTTTGAGCCAATTACAGTACGAAGAATGACAGTAAAGAACCGTATCGTCATGACTCCAATGGGAACTAACTACGGTGAGCAGAACGGAGAAATGAGCTTTCTCCACATCAACTACTATGAGCAGAGAGCAAAGGGCGGCACTGGTCTCATCATCGTTGAGAATGCTAGTGTTGACTCTCCGCAGGGTTCAAACGGAACAACACAGCTTCGTATTGATTTGGACAATTACATCCCAAGACTTTTCAAGCTCTGCGAGAGTGTTCACAAGCATGGTGCATGTATCGCGATACAGTTAAATCATGCCGGTGCTTCTGCAATGAGCTCACGTATCGGAATGCAGCCTGTATCAGCATCAGACGTACCTTCAAAGGCAGGCGGAGAAATCCCAAGACCTCTCGAGAAGGATGAAATCATGCATATCGTAAAGAAATACGGTGAGGCAGCCAAGCGTGCCCAGATCTGTGGCTTCGACGCTGTTGAAATCCACGCAGGACACTCTTATCTTATCAGTCAGTTCCTTTCACCTATCACAAACAAGAGAACTGACGAGTTCGGTGGCTCTGCAGAGAACCGTGCAAGATTTGCAAAGCTGGTTATCGAGGAGGTTCGTAAGCAGGTTGGACCTTTCTTCCCTATTTTCGTCCGTATCAGTGCAGACGAGCTCATGGAGGGTGGAAACACACTTGAGGATACACTTGAGTACTTAAAGTATTTTGAGAAGGAAGTAGATGTATTCGACGTATCATGTGGTCTCAACGGATCTATCCAGTACCAGATTGATGCAAACTACTTACCTGACGGATGGCGCTCATTCATGGCAAAGGCTGTAAAAGAGAAATACAACAAGCCATGTATCACAGTAGGAAATATCCGTGACCCACAGGTAGCCGAAGATATCCTTGCAGGAGGCGATGCTGATTTCATCGGTATGGGCCGTGGACTTATCGCTGACCCTGAGTGGGTTAATAAGGTAGAGTTCGGAAATGTGTGCGATATCAGAAAATGTATCTCATGTAACATCGGATGCGCCGGACACAGAATCGGTCTCAACCAGCCAATCCGCTGTACAGTAAACCCTGCCGTAAACAGCGGTGAGGATTACATGAAGACAAAGGTAAATAAGCCTTGCAACGTGGTTGTAATCGGTGGTGGTACTGCCGGTCTTGAGGCAGCCTGCACAGCAGCAGAGGTTGGATGTACAACCTTCCTCATTGAGAAGAAGGCAGAGCTTGGCGGACTTGCATCAGTTATCTCCAAGATTCCTGACAAGAAGCGTCTTGCAGACTTCCCTAACTACATGATTCACCGTGCAAGCAAGCTTCACAACCTGTTTGTTTTCAAAAATACATCAGCAACAGTTGATATGGTAAAGGCCTTAAACCCTGATATCATAGTAAACGCAACAGGCTCTGTACCTACTCTCCCACCTATCACAGGTCTTCACGATCTCGTTGACAAGGATGGCACAAATGTTGCAACAGTCCTTAAGATGATTGAGCGCATCAATGAGTATCCTGAGGATATGAAGGGACAGAAAATCGCCATCATCGGCGGTGGTGCCGTAGGTCTTGACGTGATGGAATTCTTCACAGAAAGAGGCGCAGAGGTAACAATGGTTGAGATGCTTCCAATGATTGGAAACGGACTTGACCCTGTCACAAAGTGTGACACAAACGCAAAAATGGCAAAATACGGTGTAAAACAGATGACCAACACTGCCCTGCAGGAGGTTAAGAATGACCGTTTCATCGTAAAGAATCCAGAGGGTGAGATTGAGGAAATCCCATTTGATTACGGATTCATCTGCCTTGGTATGAGAGCCAACACACCTGTTCTTTCAGAGATTGATGAGGCCTTCAGTAATACCAATGTTGAAATCGTAAATATCGGAGACAGCAAGCGTGCCCGCAGAATCATTGAGGGTACAGAGGAAGGTAGAAATATCTTAAACGTGCTTGCCCGTCACGATTATTTATAAATTCTCCTTTAAAATAATAAACCTATAAAA
It encodes the following:
- a CDS encoding TRAP transporter large permease, which gives rise to MSAAVVFILFVICLVIAIPVSISLGIVAVLPGAFDSSFTASASYVIRSMLGGIDSFPLLAVPMFVLAGIVMAHGKISQKLFDVFVYFIGKRTAGIPCAVIITCLFYGAISGSAPATVAAVGSMTIPLLMELGYKKDFSTAIVAVAGGLGVIIPPSIPFIMYAMATGESVSDLFLAGIIPGLLIGALLMFYAYYHCKRYGEDKEKINAKVSELRSKGLFSILKDSIWALLSPVIVLGCIYAGIASPTEAAVISVFYALFVSLFIYKSIKVKEIWGIMVEAMKTYAPILFILAASTAFSRVLTLMQVPQTVSAWILAHFANEIVLLIVINVFLLIVGMVMDTTPAILILSPILLPIVQSIGMNPIHFGVVMIVNLAIGFVTPPIGVNLFVASSLTDVPVMRIAKKAAPMIGYFLLALLLLTFIPVISLCLL
- a CDS encoding TRAP transporter small permease, whose protein sequence is MKKILHYLDEYLEEFLMVIFLIAMTLIMGIQVFSRYILGMSLSWSEEITRYLFIWSAFLSVSLCTRKCISIKIDQFIQLFPRRGKSIWKVLNLTVEFVFFVYLIPYSFIYLKNTIESGQVSPACGIPMYYVQAAPFVCFIITAFRIAQRWFGEWKIVLKKDEKPLEEGSIASVIEEAVVEDTYREKELVEDIEAIHSKAEKRKEK
- the aroD gene encoding type I 3-dehydroquinate dehydratase produces the protein MNTIKVRDIEIGAGAPKIIVPIVGVTKDDIIAEAKTFDSIPVDMVEWRVDWFENVFEFDKVEEVLKELRDALGNIPILMTFRTSKEGGEKAIEPEAYARLNVKAAQTGYVDFVDVEIFTGDEIVKKIIDGVHAAGARVIASNHDFFKTPAQSDIVYRLRKMQDMGADIPKIAVMPQNKRDVLTLLSATEEMVTDYADRPIITMSMAGTGVISRLCGEVFGSSMTFGAAKKASAPGQMGVEDLSTVLGLLHKSM
- a CDS encoding MFS transporter, which produces MNKKYLPSALILYLNYFIHGVGCSILGQAVIKEALAASWGVQVMAITAISAALGLGRLIALPFAGPLSDKLGRRISTAIGSGSYAIYLIGLALAFNAGTHGGYQIAYICAIIGGIANSFLDTGIYPAVSEIIYKAPGVATMGIKFFIAIAQMLLPFVLGMTVATTAAGLTSYNTLFFGCGIIYIVLLVLVMIFPLPDSDAKAEGKKEGLIASLKHTHFSVESIAMIIIGFTCTGTFQLWLNCAQNFAKENVGWADPSVMQSYYSAGTMIALIVTALLTRKIKDVRFILVYPVICLATMVVVLVGQTKPLMIAGAFIIGWAGAGGLLQIVTSVCNMLFPKIKGTVTALVMIASSLCNYTILTAASKMQPSQVMVMNIVLTAIGVVLGLFVNLRYTKMVELSKED
- a CDS encoding shikimate dehydrogenase, with the translated sequence MAERITGHTELIGLMAYPIRHSSSPAMHNEAFAYLGLDYAYLAFEVDNNTLEDAVKGIRALKLVGSNVSMPNKTVVGQYLDKLSPAAELCGAVNTIVNENGVLTGHITDGIGFMQALKDNDIDVIGKKMTIAGAGGAATAIEIQAALDGVKEISIFNIHDKFWANAEETVRKINEKTDCKATLYDLDDKEKLREEMADSYIFVNGTGVGMKPLEGMSVVPDKSFFRPELIVIDVPYSPLETKMRSMAKEVGCKTMNGLGMMLFQGAAAFKLWTGKDMPIEHMKEVLNIRYDD
- a CDS encoding LysR family transcriptional regulator yields the protein MTLNQLSYFYQAAVLEHFNQAAEKMNITEPSLSRSIAALEDELGVTLFEKRGRNVILTKAGEIFLEHVSTILDDVKRAESKMHQIATDGGHIDIAYVSPLAKVFIPTIVRSFLTEKENKNITFNFFQDITSVNIEGLKKGRYDIIFGSYSPDENGIDFVPIIRQEIVAILPPGHPLTLKDTMEATDFADYPVLGYARHSGLGKYTRSFFKKHDVSPNFICESPDENGIASLVAQGFGIALVADVDAIHRDDICIRHLVSHESFSHTVYMGYMTGKYQLPAIKRFIEFVRESCS
- a CDS encoding LysR family transcriptional regulator, with the translated sequence MNLSQLQYFKVLAQEEHYTRAAQMLSITQPSLSHAISQLEQELGTRLFEKKGRNVVLTRYGKMFLPYVEESLKVLNEGVQRIQEVNGSRHGIIHLAYIYTMGSEFAPKLVRKFLDAYPDYDIEFHFTVGTTGEIIDGLKDDKYDIVFSSYKDGEQDIDFKKIANQKLVLAVPMDHPLSIKDSVDLRDTIEYPQIYFEKGSGLRPVIDQMFEEIGQFPKVAFEMEEDSSMAGLVAQGFGIAVMPDIPILRSLSVKTLDIYNPPYERAVYLATLKQRYLSPVAKAFIRFVIEETA
- a CDS encoding NAD(P)/FAD-dependent oxidoreductase, coding for MKNKYPHIFEPITVRRMTVKNRIVMTPMGTNYGEQNGEMSFLHINYYEQRAKGGTGLIIVENASVDSPQGSNGTTQLRIDLDNYIPRLFKLCESVHKHGACIAIQLNHAGASAMSSRIGMQPVSASDVPSKAGGEIPRPLEKDEIMHIVKKYGEAAKRAQICGFDAVEIHAGHSYLISQFLSPITNKRTDEFGGSAENRARFAKLVIEEVRKQVGPFFPIFVRISADELMEGGNTLEDTLEYLKYFEKEVDVFDVSCGLNGSIQYQIDANYLPDGWRSFMAKAVKEKYNKPCITVGNIRDPQVAEDILAGGDADFIGMGRGLIADPEWVNKVEFGNVCDIRKCISCNIGCAGHRIGLNQPIRCTVNPAVNSGEDYMKTKVNKPCNVVVIGGGTAGLEAACTAAEVGCTTFLIEKKAELGGLASVISKIPDKKRLADFPNYMIHRASKLHNLFVFKNTSATVDMVKALNPDIIVNATGSVPTLPPITGLHDLVDKDGTNVATVLKMIERINEYPEDMKGQKIAIIGGGAVGLDVMEFFTERGAEVTMVEMLPMIGNGLDPVTKCDTNAKMAKYGVKQMTNTALQEVKNDRFIVKNPEGEIEEIPFDYGFICLGMRANTPVLSEIDEAFSNTNVEIVNIGDSKRARRIIEGTEEGRNILNVLARHDYL